Proteins encoded in a region of the Athene noctua chromosome 4, bAthNoc1.hap1.1, whole genome shotgun sequence genome:
- the HOPX gene encoding homeodomain-only protein, protein MATEKPVTPTEEQLEILEYNFCKVNKHPDSTTLCLIAAETGLSEEQTLKWFKQRLAEWRKSEGLPSESGSVRD, encoded by the exons ATGGCCACGGAGAAGCCAGTGACTCCCACTGAGGAGCAGCTGGAGATCCTGGAGTACAACTTCTGCAAGGTGAACAAGCATCCTGACTCCACCACGCTGTGCCTCATCGCGGCCGAGACTGGGCTCTCCGAGGAGCAGACTCTG aaatgGTTCAAGCAGCGCCTGGCAGAGTGGAGGAAGTCTGAAGGGCTGCCCTCAGAAAGCGGGTCTGTCAGGGACTAG